Genomic window (Salvelinus fontinalis isolate EN_2023a chromosome 3, ASM2944872v1, whole genome shotgun sequence):
CCCTATCAAGCCCAAGGTATACAGAGAGTGTATCCTTGCCGGGAGTGTGGGAAGTGCTTCAATTTCTCTTGTCAGTTAGAAGTCCACATGCGATGGCACAGCAAGGAAAGACCATTCAGCTGCTCTGTGTGCCGAAAAAGCTTCACCACCATCAGCCTGTTGAGGAGACACCACCGcattcacactggagagaaaccctacCGCTGTCACATCTGTGGGAAATGTTTCAATCAGTCGGCTCACCTGAACACCCACTTTAAAATTCACCCAGGGGAGAGACCACACAGCTGGAAAATGGCTCAGTCAAAACGTGGGGCTGGGCTGGATGATTAGCCTATTAGGGTCTTGCCATAGTTATCCTTATCCCTAATGATAATAATAAATGGGACTTTAAGCACCTTTCAAAAACCATAAGAACACTGCACACCAAAGAGTATAAAACAAGACAATAAAATGAATAAAAGCTACTTATCTTAGGCTAGGGCTGAGTAAGGGTGAGCTAAGCTTAGGTGAATGCAAGACTAAACAAGTAGGCTTTGATATTGTTTTTGAAAATGGTGATGGAGTCTGAATTGCAGGTGGCTTGGGGGGGAGAGACTTCCAGAGTTTGGGGGCAGCGGTGCTAAATGCTTTTTTAGCAACCaagaaatggcggagcgatttctgcatagtgcatctttaactgTTTTAATAAATAATTGGTCTGTTTCAAGTCAGGATGACTATTTGTGCAATCTTCTACCATCCAGGCAGCAGCAATATGTGTGGGTGTAGTACCATGTCAAGTATGTACTGTGGTGGCGTCTTCTGTATATAAGAATCTCACTTTTACACTATTCGTACTATTACCAAAAGTCCTACCCAATTTAATTTACAATACGGCAAGGGACAAAGGCTTTCCCAAATTGACCTTTGTTCAAAAAACATTTGCAACATTTGTTTTTATTAAACCATTACATTTTGTGCAACACAGTCAAAATAGATTTGACATATTTCAATATTTAAACAAAGAGCCTCCTCAAACCACACACATGGAAGGTCTTTCAGTTCAACCAGTCACATACACATTTTCTAAACATGCAATTTTAATTAATCCAGTAGCAGGTctttgttcgacacaccactcgGTGGCTCCCCACAATGTTATGCAAGTTCATGCATTCATTATTGTCTACCCTTTTCAAACTAAAGCAGTGACTTctgagatacagtatgtatataatTCTAGATATCAGTTAGTACTTTTCAaatctagtttaaactgacacatttTCCCCACGCAAATCACGATTTCTCCAGTTTGTGAATCAAGCTCATATGCCTTCTAAGGGATCCCATCCGATTGAAGCGTTTGCTGCATTCATGGCATGGATGCGGTTTCTCCTCTAGGTGAGTCTTCATATGCACTGTCAGGGCTTCGCTCACAGCGAAGGCCTTGCCACATTCTTCACAGCGATGCGGTTTCAAGCCTGTGTGACTTGTCATGTGTGTGGTCAGGGATCTCTTCACAGGGAAGCCCTTTCCACAAACATGGCAACGATGCGGCTTCTCCTTTGTGTGTGTCCTCAGGTGCATCTGCAAGCTTCCTTTTCGACTGAAATGTTTACCGCAATCTTGACACTGAAATGGTTTCTCCCCAGTATGAATGACTTGGTGTGTTTTTAAAATGAATGATGTTTGAAAGCGTTTTCCACAGACAGGACACTCAAATGGTCTCTCACCGGCATGAGCCCTCACAATATGCACTTTCAGGTTGGCCTTATTAGTGAAACATTTACCACACATCTGGCAAAAAGGTTTGGCTCCAATGTGTGTTAGCAGGTGATCCAGCATGCGGTCTGTGGACTCAAAGCCATTTCCACATACACCACAGACATGATCTTTATCCTTTGCATGCATTCGCACATGATTGATTAAATGATTTATGAAGTCAAAAGACTTTTCACACACTTTGCAAAAACACGGTGTGGCTAGTCTTTGGCGGCGTGATTTTGTACGGCATGGAAACGTCTTATTATCTTGAGAAGTGGTTTGGGTGTTGTTTGATTGTAATGGTTGTAGCCCTGATGGTAGTCCTCCACTGTCCACCCCATCGTCACTTTCACTGTTTTCCGTCTGAGCTGCAGAACTGTCAGGATTTACTGCAGAGAGGGACTGAGAGTCACTGGTTGGTTCCCAGTGAGACCCACCATAACACTCTTCACCAGGTTCTGTTTTGATCTCTCCTGTTGTGTTGATCGATAgcgattctctctctctgttctccactATTTGGATGTGGTAAATATGTGGCTCAGGTGGTTTCTGATTACAGTCCCTCAAAATGGAGTCTTTGGTTATTAACTCCCCCCTCTGACTGGTCCCAAACTCCTCTGGTTCCTCTTTAATCTGCGTGGGCTCTGGCTCTCCCTGGTCCAGACTGGGGCTCCACTCCTGTTCCTGGTGCTGATGCTCAGGGAGAAGCTCTTTGGAGAGAGTGAGATGCAGTGGGTCTGGAGGGAAGAACAAAAACATAGCTAACTCACATATGCTGACATTAGACATACAATCTAAATATTATTAGAATATATGCCCTGACACTATATGCCCTGACACAAGTTCCAGATGCTTATTTGTAATTTCCCTTGATTTCTGTGACCAAATCATTAcaaaaataaatatttgtttttgtGTATGAGACTTGATGTATAGCTTTAAAAGATAATGTCTTTGCCATAGCAATCCTAAATGAAATTTCACATCCTAATGTGAATGAATACACTCTCTCCATTGTTAAGCACTTTGGACGGCACATCAGACATAGAATGACGGAATGTGGCTTTTGTTAAAGAAAAGAAAATCAGTAAACTGCAAACCTGCTTTCGGTAACTGAGGTTGGAAAGCGATATCGAACAGCGATCGTAAACGGTCGTTGTCCTCCTTTGAACGGGATATTTCTTCCTGGTAATCCGTTATAGTTTTTTCCACGGCCCCAAATATTTCAGCAGCAGCCGCTCTCAGCCGCTCACTGACAAATAGGTGTAACAACTGTAGTCTAGACATTTTCTAAAGAAGCAGTTGACCTCTTATGTCCGATACAGTAAAGTGTATACCATTGATATATATCATACAGAGAAGCGATAAGGGTTTGCTCCAATGGCTGTATATTTGCTCCCTTTGAGTCAGTCAGTGATGTAGCCTACAAGACGTTGAAAGTATTtgtattaccgccacctactgtgcagGCATGCCAGGCATTTACACTGTTGGTTTGTGTGATCTGATCTATGGATGAGACTGAACAACACATTTTCTACCCATGTGCTATTTTTATTAACGCTACATAAGCACAAAACATGCGTGCGCTAGTTTTCACGCAAAAGTTGGAACTTATAAAAACCTGAGTGAGAATGTGCGTATCCTACTGAAAACTATAGACCACGCCTAAGCACAGTTTTAAGGGGTTGAAGTATTGCACGTCTGAATACTGTAATGTCAAATTTCTCGAATATATCATAACCATTGCAGATACATTCCTCACCTTTTCTGGCAATGTCAAGTTCATATTCCCAAGGTTAGTTTTTGCATCATAAAGGCATTGTGGtttataacatacagtagaattcaATCCCACTATTTTCATGTTTTCATAATAACTTATTGACTTAGTTTTTTCTCTCaaaatagttttcccccctctcctcttatgTTCGCTCACTTGCTTTCATTTTCTTTGACCTCTCAACATTTTGGGAATGTCCCTCCCTTTCTTTTGCTTTGTTGCAATTGCTGTGCAACCGTCCGTAGCTGTTTAACTAACTGACTTCTCTTTTGCATTGTTTATGAAATCTGCACTTTTATTTGTCGTGTTAGGATTTAGAAATACTCTGGTTGCACGTCTCTCACTGGTGTTGAAGATAGCTGTGGTAGTTCATGATCAGGCAtaagagtgtacaaaacatttggaacacctgctctttccatgacagactgaccaggtgaatccaggtggaagctatgatcctttattgatgttacttgttaaatctacttcaatcatgataaagaaggattttttaaaCATTGAGACAACTGAGAAATGGTTTGTTTATGTGTGCCATTtcgagggtgaatgggcaagacaaaagatgtaagtgcctctgaacagggtatgatagtaggtgccaggggcaccagtttgagtgtgttaagaactgcaacaATGCTGcgttttttcacgctcaacaatttCCCCATGTGttccaagaatggtccaccactcaaaggacatccagccaacttgatacaactgtgggagGCAATGGAGTCAACaaggaccagcatccctgtggaacgcgttCAACACCTTGTACTCCATGTCCTGACgaattgaggatgttctgagtgcaaaagggggtgcaacgcaatattaggaaggtgttcctaatgttttgtacactcggtgtacaaTGAACTAATTTAAGTTGAAATGTATAATGAAATTCATGAGAATAATACCGTGCTGTTCTCTTGGCAAGGTATTCCTCTTTTGATAGAGGATCAGCATTTATCTATGCCCTGTGTCGTGCAGCCTTCTCCTTGTTGGATAAAGTAATCTGTTAAAAGATAGTTGCAGAAAAAACATATCTAGGCCTATTTATTTATATATGGACAGGAGTGTCAGTATTTGCAGTTTTCTTATGAATGACACCAATATCCCAACATTTTAGTTCAACCATGGACGGTTACCCTGTTTGATATTGTCTCCCTTGGATATGCCAAAACAGTACAAATGTACAATGCTTTGTGATAAATTGATATAGTGCCAAATAGAAGACAACGTGAAGAAATACACTAACACATATCAATTGCCCACATACATCAATGCAATCGATTCATTAAACTAACAGAAGTGACATGAGGAGAATGTCCTACATTGTTAAACTGTTTCTTCAGATATTCTGACTGAACTATGTTCCCCTCATAGAGCACTTCCACCCTTGTGTCTTGTCTTCTTCATATGCTCTGTCAGGTGTGCCTTTGGATGGAAGCCTTTATGGCAAACATGGCAACAAAATGTTTTCCCCCCTGTGTGTATCCTCATATGCAGTGTATGTTAATGTATCCCTTCCTAGGGAAATATTTGCTGCACACATTGCAGCAAAAacgcttctcccctgtgtgaactAGCTGGTGGATGTGTAGTCGACTCTGAGATATGAAGCTGCAGCCCACTGGGAGCATGTTTATGGTGTATCCCCTTGTGTAATTTCATATGATCCTTCAAAATACTAGCACGTTTGAAACTTTAACTACAAACCTGGCAGTGGAACGGTTTCTCTTCTTGGTGTAACTTCCTGAAATGCTCTGCCAAGTGTCCCTTCCGGGTAAAGTGAGTGCCACACACATGGCAGTGAAATTATTTCTCCCCTGTATGTATTTGCATACTGTATGTCTTTGAAGGTATTCCTCTGTAAGGAAACAGTCACTGCACACATGACAGCTATATGGTTTGTCCAAGGTGTGGGATTTTAAACATTTTGTCAGAATGCTTTCTCAGAGTTGATGCACTACTCACACTGATGTGTTTTCTCATgttgaaaaaaaaacatgttttaacatTAAAATACCTCCCACATGCCTTGCAACAATAAGGAGCATGGCTTTGACTGGGTGATTTCAGGGGGAGCAAATTTATGGTTGTCATGTCTTTTGCTTTCCCTGTCCGTGCTCTCCTTGTCAATAGTGGCTCTGACCCTGACAGTAGCCCTCCACTCTCCACATCATCGACACATTCATTGTTTTCACTCTGAGCGGCAGATAATATTATATTCAGAAAATATAGTACCATGCATCCGGACCAAACTTCTTCAAatcaatgagtaagacatgaggaatccaaaaCAATTGTCAAAAGTCACTCACGGAAACCCAGACCCCATACCAATCCAGTGGAGGCTCATCAGAAGAGGAAGGGAGGACCATCATCCTCAGTGAAATTGTAGAAAAATAAAATAGTGAAACactaaaaaagttatcctttttagataaaactatattaAATAGATTCAAATGTCACAAAATAatagattaaaacacactgttttgcaatgaaggtaaaaaagtaacttcaacagcactctctggggtagcaccatgttgtagccggaggacagcgatcttctgtcctcctctgggtacaatgacttcaatacaaaacctaggaggctcataggcctcacccccttccatgGACCTTCATGGTAATTATTACCACTTCCAGAGGACAACCTCCAACCAACCAATCAGTATGAACTGACACGTTGTTCATCCAATCATAGTattaggatcagagaatgaacctaGTGTGTTGAATTGGGGTTGTAccacagagcattatgggggGGTGACATTATTGGATAGATATTGAAAAGTGATAGTTGAGCATTTTTGGGACACTATTCAATTCAAATTTGTTTCTTCAAATTACAGGAGATGGAGGTAGATTATAAATAGTTTTCTTGGTTTTAGAACTTTATTTTTGTGTCCAGTTAGTGCAATTTATTAAAATTTGCCTTGCTAacttcagtagctagctagctatctagctgctCAAATGTGCAACTTTTtttttgaagaacccctttcattCTCTGGGGTGCACAGAAAAAGTGTGAATTAAAACCTTAAAACTGAGGGTCGACCTCTGCCTGAGATCAGATTCATGAAGAACGATGCAAAGGTTAGGACGTTCAATACCAATTGTtatcaaaagtatagctggttaacagggagcatTTCATCAATCTGCCTGTATTGCTGGCCTTGCCTGTTTTTTGGAAAGTCTTTGGCGAAATGGGGGTACAGTGACCGTTCAGCTAAACTGCAAAACAAAAGCAGGGAGCATATAAATGCCTACATCAGATTCAAGCTTCTGGGAAAAAGTCGCATCGATCATGGCGAAGGTCTGGGTATTCAAACTGCTTAACACAACAAGAAAGTAAGGAGAAACAGGGATATTTTCAAGATGCTTATTTGGGGCAgcaggttagagcgttggggccagtaaccgaaagacaGGTTAGAGCGttgaccagtaaccgaaaggttgctggattgaatccccgagctgacaaggtaaaacaaaTCTGGCGTTCTGCCCTTGAACGAGGCAGCTAATCCACTGTTCcccgataggccgtcattgttaataagaatttgtttttttactgacttgcctaattatatagaaaaaatataaatattttcacAACTGCGTTTTTGGGCATGCAATAATTGGTTTTTAGAAGACACGACTAGAGGGGAAGTTCCGTTAACAACTACAAGGAGCTTGCAGCCGTAATTGCACGTTACGATGCTTTACTTGCTGAACATATGGAACTTTCTACTGTATTTTCTGGGAT
Coding sequences:
- the LOC129843460 gene encoding zinc finger protein 391-like — encoded protein: MSRLQLLHLFVSERLRAAAAEIFGAVEKTITDYQEEISRSKEDNDRLRSLFDIAFQPQLPKADPLHLTLSKELLPEHQHQEQEWSPSLDQGEPEPTQIKEEPEEFGTSQRGELITKDSILRDCNQKPPEPHIYHIQIVENRERESLSINTTGEIKTEPGEECYGGSHWEPTSDSQSLSAVNPDSSAAQTENSESDDGVDSGGLPSGLQPLQSNNTQTTSQDNKTFPCRTKSRRQRLATPCFCKVCEKSFDFINHLINHVRMHAKDKDHVCGVCGNGFESTDRMLDHLLTHIGAKPFCQMCGKCFTNKANLKVHIVRAHAGERPFECPVCGKRFQTSFILKTHQVIHTGEKPFQCQDCGKHFSRKGSLQMHLRTHTKEKPHRCHVCGKGFPVKRSLTTHMTSHTGLKPHRCEECGKAFAVSEALTVHMKTHLEEKPHPCHECSKRFNRMGSLRRHMSLIHKLEKS